In Hemibagrus wyckioides isolate EC202008001 linkage group LG21, SWU_Hwy_1.0, whole genome shotgun sequence, the following proteins share a genomic window:
- the stimate gene encoding store-operated calcium entry regulator STIMATE isoform X2: MANTGISAMFMSRPEEGNPAGHLMSRPGEGAAPGPLLPSNSSPPNTDMKGCANGDLMDSFGIFLQGLLGVVAFSTLMLKRFREPKHERRPWRIWFLDTSKQAIGMLFIHFANVYLSDLTEEDPCSLYLINFLLDATLGMLVIYGGVKAVSAVVEWRQWDSLRFGEYGEPVQCTAWAGQCALYILIMMFEKVIIILVLLIPQWKKLAMLNPITNPQLELALVMLIVPFFVNALMFWVVDNFLMKKSRTKAKLEEREVGDDSRGSSKVRYRRALSHDDSESEILFSADDEMEDSDGDEDVRRLTGLKTVKKKKHRLGIPV, from the exons ATGGCGAACACCGGAATCAGCGCGATGTTTATGTCCAGACCTGAAGAAGGAAATCCAGCCGGACACCTGATGTCCAGACCTGGGGAAGGAGCCGCGCCAGGGCCGCTGCTGCCCTCCAACTCCTCTCCTCCGAACACGGACATGAAAGGATGCGCTAACGGTGACCTGATGGACAGCTTCGGGATCTTCCTGCAGGGCCTGCTCGGAGTGGTCGCCTTCAGCACCCTCATGT TGAAGCGCTTCAGAGAACCCAAGCACGAAAGAAGGCCATGGAGAATCTG GTTTCTTGACACTTCCAAACAGGCCATTGGGATGCTCTTCATTCACTTTGCCAATGTGTACCTGTCAGACCTCACCGAGGAGGACCCGTGTTCACT ATACCTCATAAACTTTCTGTTGGACGCAACACTGGGCATGTTGGTGATTTATGGTGGCGTAAAGGCCGTCAGTGCCGTGGTCGAGTGGAGGCAGTGGGACTCGCTGCGCTTCGGAGAGTATg gagagccAGTACAGTGCACTGCCTGGGCAGGCCAGTGTGCACTCTACATCCTAATTATGATGTTTGAGAAGGTGATCATCATCCTGGTGCTTCTAATCCCTCAGTGGAAGAAG CTGGCTATGCTAAACCCCATCACAAACCCCCAGCTGGAGTTGGCTCTCGTCATGCTCATCGTGCCGTTCTTTGTTAAT GCACTGATGTTCTGGGTGGTGGATAACTTCCTGATGAAAAAAAGCAGGACAAAAGCCAAGCTGGAGGAGAGGGAGGTCGGGGATGATTCACGAGGCAGCAGCAAGGTGCGCTACAGGCGAGCGCTCTCTCACGACGACTCGGAATCGGAG ATCCTCTTCTCGGCGGATGACGAAATGGAAGATTCAGACGGCGACGAGGATGTGCGCAGACTCACGGGTCTCAAAACCgtcaagaaaaagaaacaccGCCTGGGCATTCCTGTTTGA
- the sfmbt1 gene encoding scm-like with four MBT domains protein 1 isoform X1 has translation MTAADLFPCRTYAVRSDYKMSQDALESDADSGQDVSEFNWDDYLEETGALSVPHHAFKHMDQGLQTGLTPGMKLEVPVRGEPDGAYWVATIITTCGQLLLLRYEGYHDDRRADFWCDVMTADLHPLGWSRQQGRPMRPPEGVREKHQDWESLLEKSLEESCSAPANLLEGAQRGCNPVDLLSPGLSVELVDKEDAGVVWGAAIEDNVGGRLRLRYAGTEGLPDTHSVTWIFYLNPLLHLPGWAKEHGCTIRPPSVLLPLRTKEEWEEVRQAVTNQPQDSSISEEFYKDRPAINPHSFAEGMKLEAVDPVAPFTISPATVAKVFSDQFFLVQMDDMREETDKKGGSRLFVCHSDSPGIFPAQWSFKNGVKLSPPPGYQGQDFDWADYLKQCEAEPAPQNCFPSDPSDQCFKESMMLEAVNPVCPQNIHVATVTKVKGQHIWIRLQGVKQPVPEIITHMDSMDIFPVSWCETNGYPLQYPCKPKVEKQKKIAVVQPERHRVPAKDSSPDALKQPLNSQTEMSQANGKYSCPKIYFNHRCFSGPYLNKGRIAELPQCVGPGNCVLVLKEVLSLLINSAYKPSRVLRELQLDQEGRWQGHGEILKAKYKGKSYRATVEIVRTADRVAEFCRRTCIKLECCPNLFGPRMVLERCSENCSVLTKTKYTYYYGKKKSRRVGRPPGGHSNMEAGVKRRGRRKKRRKQLFVHKKRRSSASVDNTPAGSPQGSADEEDLDEDDSLSDDSGSEQDELMEDSEYSEKKSQPPTPSPSPPETPRPTHRRRKARSPSYSDDENRPPSPKSPFPEAPQKLCLDSSPLEWSVTDVVRFIRTTDCAPLARIFMDQEIDGQALLLLNLPTVQECMDLKLGPAIKLCHHIERVKLAFYQQFAS, from the exons ATGACTGCCGCTGATTTATTTCCGTGCAGGACGT ACGCTGTGAGATCCGATTACAAAATGAGCCAAGATGCGCTGGAGTCCG ACGCGGACTCTGGTCAGGATGTGTCAGAGTTTAACTGGGACGATTATCTGGAGGAGACAGGAGCGCTGTCCGTACCTCACCATGCCTTTAAACAT ATGGATCAAGGCCTGCAGACGGGTCTGACTCCCGGTATGAAGCTGGAGGTTCCGGTGCGTGGAGAACCTGACGGCGCTTACTGGGTagccaccatcatcaccacctgcGGCCAGCTGCTGCTGTTACGATACGAAGGCTACCACGACGACCGGCGCGCCGACTTCTGGTGTGACGTCATGACCGCTGACCTGCACCCCTTAGGCTGGAGCAGGCAGCAGGGTCGACCCATGAGACCGCCTGAGG gCGTGCGAGAGAAGCACCAGGACTGGGAGTCTCTACTGGAGAAATCTCTGGAAGAATCCTGCAGCGCACCTGCCAACCTTTTGGAAggg GCCCAGCGTGGCTGCAACCCTGTAGACCTTCTGAGTCCGGGTCTCAGCGTGGAGCTGGTGGATAAAGAGGATGCCGGAGTGGTCTGGGGAGCAGCGATCGAGGACAACGTCGGGGGCCGACTACGTCTCCGCTATGCTGGCACGGAAGGACTCCCTGACACGCACTCCGTCACCTGGATCTTCTACCTGAACCCACTGCTCCATCTCCCCGGCTGGGCCAAGGAGCACGGCTGCACCATCAGACCTCCATCAG ttttgctTCCATTGCGGACTAAAGAGGAATGGGAGGAAGTGAGACAGGCCGTCACTAATCAGCCACAGGATTCGAGTATTAGTGAGGAGTTTTATAAG gatCGTCCAGCCATCAATCCGCACTCCTTTGCTGAAGGGATGAAGCTGGAGGCAGTAGATCCTGTTGCGCCTTTTACCATCAGTCCTGCTACTGTTGCCAAG GTGTTCAGCGATCAGTTCTTCCTGGTGCAGATGGATGATATGAGAGAGGAAACCGATAAAAAAGGAGGAAGCagattgtttgtgtgtcacagtgaCAGTCCTGGAATCTTTCCTGCTCAATGGAGTTTCAAGAATGGAGTGAAGCTCAGTCCACCACCAG ggtacCAAGGACAGGATTTTGACTGGGCCGACTATCTGAAACAGTGTGAGGCTGAGCCAGCCCCACAAAACTGCTTCCCCTCT GACCCCTCTGATCAGTGCTTTAAGGAATCCATGATGCTGGAGGCCGTTAATCCTGTTTGCCCACAAAACATTCACGTGGCCACAGTCAccaaggtcaaaggtcaacaTATCTGGATTAGACTACAAG GAGTGAAACAACCTGTTCCAGAGatcataacacacatggactccATGGATATCTTCCCTGTTAGCTGGTGTGAAACGAATGGCTACCCTCTTCAGTACCCCTGCAAACCCAAag TCgaaaagcagaagaaaatcgCCGTCGTCCAACCGGAGAGGCA CAGAGTGCCAGCTAAAGACTCCTCCCCTGATGCCCTCAAACAGCCTTTGAACAGCCAGACGGAGATGA GTCAAGCTAATGGGAAGTACAGCTGCCCCAAGATCTACTTTAACCACAGGTGTTTCTCTGGACCGTACCTCAATAAAGGCCGCATTGCCGAGCTGCCACAGTGTGTGGGTCCGGGCAACTGCGTCCTGGTGCTCAAGGAG GTGCTGTCTCTGCTGATAAACTCTGCCTACAAGCCCAGTCGTGTGCTCCGGGAGCTCCAGCTGGACCAGGAGGGACGCTGGCAGGGTCATGGAGAGATTCTCAAAGCCAA GTACAAAGGGAAGAGCTACAGGGCGACGGTGGAGATAGTTCGCACGGCGGACCGCGTGGCTGAGTTCTGCAGAAGAACCTGCATTAAGCTGGAGTGCTGTCCTAATCTGTTCGGGCCACGAATGGTGCTGGAGCGCTGCTCAGAGAACTGCTCCGTGCTCACCAAAACCAAATACA cATATTACTACGGGAAGAAGAAGAGTCGACGTGTAGGTCGTCCGCCAGGAGGCCACTCCAACATGGAGGCGGGCGTGAAGAGACGAGgcaggagaaagaagagaaggaagcaGCTGTTCGTCCACAAGAAGAGACGCTCCTCCGCCTCCGTAGACAACACGCCTGCAGGGTCTCCTCAG GGAAGCGCTGACGAGGAAGACCTGGATGAAGACGACTCGCTGAGCGACGACAGCGGCTCCGAGCAGGACGAGTTGATGGAAGATTCCGAATACTCTGAAAAGAAATCGCAGCCCCCGACACCCTCACCCTCTCCTCCTGAAACACCTCGGCCCACCCACCGACGCCGCAAAGCTCGCTCTCCTTCTTACTCAGACGATGAGAACAGACCTCCTTCACCCAAA AGTCCATTTCCTGAGGCTCCTCAGAAGCTGTGCTTGGATAGCAGTCCCCTGGAGTGGAGCGTTACAGATGTAGTGCGTTTCATCAGGACCACAGACTGTGCTCCGCTCGCGCGCATCTTCATGGATCAG gaGATTGACGGCCAGGCCCTGCTGCTGCTAAACCTCCCCACTGTGCAGGAGTGCATGGACCTGAAACTCGGTCCCGCCATTAAGCTGTGCCACCACATCGAGAGGGTCAAACTGGCGTTTTACCAGCAGTTTGCCAGCTGA
- the stimate gene encoding store-operated calcium entry regulator STIMATE isoform X1 gives MANTGISAMFMSRPEEGNPAGHLMSRPGEGAAPGPLLPSNSSPPNTDMKGCANGDLMDSFGIFLQGLLGVVAFSTLMLKRFREPKHERRPWRIWFLDTSKQAIGMLFIHFANVYLSDLTEEDPCSLYLINFLLDATLGMLVIYGGVKAVSAVVEWRQWDSLRFGEYGEPVQCTAWAGQCALYILIMMFEKVIIILVLLIPQWKKLAMLNPITNPQLELALVMLIVPFFVNALMFWVVDNFLMKKSRTKAKLEEREVGDDSRGSSKVRYRRALSHDDSESEAHEAGVVEHDSPHILHTLPTLLIPSLAVRKHDRRQMPELCLALWIV, from the exons ATGGCGAACACCGGAATCAGCGCGATGTTTATGTCCAGACCTGAAGAAGGAAATCCAGCCGGACACCTGATGTCCAGACCTGGGGAAGGAGCCGCGCCAGGGCCGCTGCTGCCCTCCAACTCCTCTCCTCCGAACACGGACATGAAAGGATGCGCTAACGGTGACCTGATGGACAGCTTCGGGATCTTCCTGCAGGGCCTGCTCGGAGTGGTCGCCTTCAGCACCCTCATGT TGAAGCGCTTCAGAGAACCCAAGCACGAAAGAAGGCCATGGAGAATCTG GTTTCTTGACACTTCCAAACAGGCCATTGGGATGCTCTTCATTCACTTTGCCAATGTGTACCTGTCAGACCTCACCGAGGAGGACCCGTGTTCACT ATACCTCATAAACTTTCTGTTGGACGCAACACTGGGCATGTTGGTGATTTATGGTGGCGTAAAGGCCGTCAGTGCCGTGGTCGAGTGGAGGCAGTGGGACTCGCTGCGCTTCGGAGAGTATg gagagccAGTACAGTGCACTGCCTGGGCAGGCCAGTGTGCACTCTACATCCTAATTATGATGTTTGAGAAGGTGATCATCATCCTGGTGCTTCTAATCCCTCAGTGGAAGAAG CTGGCTATGCTAAACCCCATCACAAACCCCCAGCTGGAGTTGGCTCTCGTCATGCTCATCGTGCCGTTCTTTGTTAAT GCACTGATGTTCTGGGTGGTGGATAACTTCCTGATGAAAAAAAGCAGGACAAAAGCCAAGCTGGAGGAGAGGGAGGTCGGGGATGATTCACGAGGCAGCAGCAAGGTGCGCTACAGGCGAGCGCTCTCTCACGACGACTCGGAATCGGAG GCTCATGAAGCAGGTGTGGTTGAGCATGACTCGCCCCATATCCTTCACACACTACCTACTCTTCTCATTCCGTCATTAGCTGTGCGGAAACATGACAGACGACAAATGCCTGAACTCTGCCTTGCTCTCTGGATCGTTTAG
- the sfmbt1 gene encoding scm-like with four MBT domains protein 1 isoform X2: MSQDALESDADSGQDVSEFNWDDYLEETGALSVPHHAFKHMDQGLQTGLTPGMKLEVPVRGEPDGAYWVATIITTCGQLLLLRYEGYHDDRRADFWCDVMTADLHPLGWSRQQGRPMRPPEGVREKHQDWESLLEKSLEESCSAPANLLEGAQRGCNPVDLLSPGLSVELVDKEDAGVVWGAAIEDNVGGRLRLRYAGTEGLPDTHSVTWIFYLNPLLHLPGWAKEHGCTIRPPSVLLPLRTKEEWEEVRQAVTNQPQDSSISEEFYKDRPAINPHSFAEGMKLEAVDPVAPFTISPATVAKVFSDQFFLVQMDDMREETDKKGGSRLFVCHSDSPGIFPAQWSFKNGVKLSPPPGYQGQDFDWADYLKQCEAEPAPQNCFPSDPSDQCFKESMMLEAVNPVCPQNIHVATVTKVKGQHIWIRLQGVKQPVPEIITHMDSMDIFPVSWCETNGYPLQYPCKPKVEKQKKIAVVQPERHRVPAKDSSPDALKQPLNSQTEMSQANGKYSCPKIYFNHRCFSGPYLNKGRIAELPQCVGPGNCVLVLKEVLSLLINSAYKPSRVLRELQLDQEGRWQGHGEILKAKYKGKSYRATVEIVRTADRVAEFCRRTCIKLECCPNLFGPRMVLERCSENCSVLTKTKYTYYYGKKKSRRVGRPPGGHSNMEAGVKRRGRRKKRRKQLFVHKKRRSSASVDNTPAGSPQGSADEEDLDEDDSLSDDSGSEQDELMEDSEYSEKKSQPPTPSPSPPETPRPTHRRRKARSPSYSDDENRPPSPKSPFPEAPQKLCLDSSPLEWSVTDVVRFIRTTDCAPLARIFMDQEIDGQALLLLNLPTVQECMDLKLGPAIKLCHHIERVKLAFYQQFAS, from the exons ATGAGCCAAGATGCGCTGGAGTCCG ACGCGGACTCTGGTCAGGATGTGTCAGAGTTTAACTGGGACGATTATCTGGAGGAGACAGGAGCGCTGTCCGTACCTCACCATGCCTTTAAACAT ATGGATCAAGGCCTGCAGACGGGTCTGACTCCCGGTATGAAGCTGGAGGTTCCGGTGCGTGGAGAACCTGACGGCGCTTACTGGGTagccaccatcatcaccacctgcGGCCAGCTGCTGCTGTTACGATACGAAGGCTACCACGACGACCGGCGCGCCGACTTCTGGTGTGACGTCATGACCGCTGACCTGCACCCCTTAGGCTGGAGCAGGCAGCAGGGTCGACCCATGAGACCGCCTGAGG gCGTGCGAGAGAAGCACCAGGACTGGGAGTCTCTACTGGAGAAATCTCTGGAAGAATCCTGCAGCGCACCTGCCAACCTTTTGGAAggg GCCCAGCGTGGCTGCAACCCTGTAGACCTTCTGAGTCCGGGTCTCAGCGTGGAGCTGGTGGATAAAGAGGATGCCGGAGTGGTCTGGGGAGCAGCGATCGAGGACAACGTCGGGGGCCGACTACGTCTCCGCTATGCTGGCACGGAAGGACTCCCTGACACGCACTCCGTCACCTGGATCTTCTACCTGAACCCACTGCTCCATCTCCCCGGCTGGGCCAAGGAGCACGGCTGCACCATCAGACCTCCATCAG ttttgctTCCATTGCGGACTAAAGAGGAATGGGAGGAAGTGAGACAGGCCGTCACTAATCAGCCACAGGATTCGAGTATTAGTGAGGAGTTTTATAAG gatCGTCCAGCCATCAATCCGCACTCCTTTGCTGAAGGGATGAAGCTGGAGGCAGTAGATCCTGTTGCGCCTTTTACCATCAGTCCTGCTACTGTTGCCAAG GTGTTCAGCGATCAGTTCTTCCTGGTGCAGATGGATGATATGAGAGAGGAAACCGATAAAAAAGGAGGAAGCagattgtttgtgtgtcacagtgaCAGTCCTGGAATCTTTCCTGCTCAATGGAGTTTCAAGAATGGAGTGAAGCTCAGTCCACCACCAG ggtacCAAGGACAGGATTTTGACTGGGCCGACTATCTGAAACAGTGTGAGGCTGAGCCAGCCCCACAAAACTGCTTCCCCTCT GACCCCTCTGATCAGTGCTTTAAGGAATCCATGATGCTGGAGGCCGTTAATCCTGTTTGCCCACAAAACATTCACGTGGCCACAGTCAccaaggtcaaaggtcaacaTATCTGGATTAGACTACAAG GAGTGAAACAACCTGTTCCAGAGatcataacacacatggactccATGGATATCTTCCCTGTTAGCTGGTGTGAAACGAATGGCTACCCTCTTCAGTACCCCTGCAAACCCAAag TCgaaaagcagaagaaaatcgCCGTCGTCCAACCGGAGAGGCA CAGAGTGCCAGCTAAAGACTCCTCCCCTGATGCCCTCAAACAGCCTTTGAACAGCCAGACGGAGATGA GTCAAGCTAATGGGAAGTACAGCTGCCCCAAGATCTACTTTAACCACAGGTGTTTCTCTGGACCGTACCTCAATAAAGGCCGCATTGCCGAGCTGCCACAGTGTGTGGGTCCGGGCAACTGCGTCCTGGTGCTCAAGGAG GTGCTGTCTCTGCTGATAAACTCTGCCTACAAGCCCAGTCGTGTGCTCCGGGAGCTCCAGCTGGACCAGGAGGGACGCTGGCAGGGTCATGGAGAGATTCTCAAAGCCAA GTACAAAGGGAAGAGCTACAGGGCGACGGTGGAGATAGTTCGCACGGCGGACCGCGTGGCTGAGTTCTGCAGAAGAACCTGCATTAAGCTGGAGTGCTGTCCTAATCTGTTCGGGCCACGAATGGTGCTGGAGCGCTGCTCAGAGAACTGCTCCGTGCTCACCAAAACCAAATACA cATATTACTACGGGAAGAAGAAGAGTCGACGTGTAGGTCGTCCGCCAGGAGGCCACTCCAACATGGAGGCGGGCGTGAAGAGACGAGgcaggagaaagaagagaaggaagcaGCTGTTCGTCCACAAGAAGAGACGCTCCTCCGCCTCCGTAGACAACACGCCTGCAGGGTCTCCTCAG GGAAGCGCTGACGAGGAAGACCTGGATGAAGACGACTCGCTGAGCGACGACAGCGGCTCCGAGCAGGACGAGTTGATGGAAGATTCCGAATACTCTGAAAAGAAATCGCAGCCCCCGACACCCTCACCCTCTCCTCCTGAAACACCTCGGCCCACCCACCGACGCCGCAAAGCTCGCTCTCCTTCTTACTCAGACGATGAGAACAGACCTCCTTCACCCAAA AGTCCATTTCCTGAGGCTCCTCAGAAGCTGTGCTTGGATAGCAGTCCCCTGGAGTGGAGCGTTACAGATGTAGTGCGTTTCATCAGGACCACAGACTGTGCTCCGCTCGCGCGCATCTTCATGGATCAG gaGATTGACGGCCAGGCCCTGCTGCTGCTAAACCTCCCCACTGTGCAGGAGTGCATGGACCTGAAACTCGGTCCCGCCATTAAGCTGTGCCACCACATCGAGAGGGTCAAACTGGCGTTTTACCAGCAGTTTGCCAGCTGA
- the mustn1b gene encoding musculoskeletal embryonic nuclear protein 1b, whose protein sequence is MSQPGEVKKKKRPPMKEEDLKGARSKLGLKGEVKSKTYEVMVECERMGKTAPSVFSGLRTGTETALDKPKAPSGSVFGK, encoded by the exons ATGTCTCAG CCAGGagaggtgaagaagaagaagcgtcCGCCGATGAAGGAGGAGGACCTGAAAGGGGCTCGCAGTAAGCTGGGCCTGAAGGGAGAGGTGAAGAGTAAAACATATGAAGTCATGGTGGAGTGTG AACGTATGGGCAAGACAGCTCCATCAGTGTTTAGCGGATTGCGTACCGGAACAGAGACGGCACTGGACAAACCCAAAGCTCCATCAGGAAGTGTCTTCGGCAAGTGA